A DNA window from Paralichthys olivaceus isolate ysfri-2021 chromosome 11, ASM2471397v2, whole genome shotgun sequence contains the following coding sequences:
- the LOC109630296 gene encoding amino acid transporter heavy chain SLC3A2 translates to MEHPEETDALTDRMPLDAGDTGYGSVMGPGLSGGVGGSETAPLLIPEPEPEPTVRWQPLTKAELEAAAGGPWWRRLRCYLVFLFWMAWLAILATSIAIIVTSPRPVATPLQWWQKCVFYQLQPNMEAVGSEGITALCEQLPYLRSLGIGALILEGLFHKEASPLNITATDGSLGTLPQIQHLLIESNKAGLKVVLDFCKVDLYGAGNKPPNLSATVENSLRFWLEQGVAGFAICDTDAAYSEKILLEWRGVLRQFSTKEEEERIVVVKQTQDILPALNNSDQRNTTLVDVVMRSILPLSLQPLSAQEVAHAIETHLLTKEEDTWPSWTIGGEASHELKNLLLVLMMTLPGSPTVKYDEDIDQTQNTSLNIGSSQGQKNEPSDTHTDKEKARRAAVALFTSLSHSRAREEALLYGSFTFLPFNTSINSSSSSSSNSTLASPSSPTILAFLRSWGCVHFLVLLNLGPEIHGLDPAWAPSLPEAGVFVSSTGMNRLGSTSLYTLELQPHEAIVIKLFEGGSYS, encoded by the exons ATGGAGCACCCAGAGGAGACAGACGCCCTG ACGGACAGGATGCCGCTGGACGCAGGAGACACCGGGTACGGCAGCGTTATGGGCCCCGGCCTGTCGGGCGGTGTGGGCGGCTCGGAGACGGCGCCGCTGCTCATCCCGGAGCCGGAGCCGGAGCCGACGGTGCGGTGGCAGCCCCTGACCAAGGCGGAGCTGGAGGCCGCGGCAGGTGGCCCGTGGTGGAGGAGGCTGCGCTGCTACTTGGTCTTTCTGTTCTGGATGGCCTGGCTCGCCATACTCGCCACGTCCATCGCCATCATAGTGACGAGTCCCCGGCCTGTGGCCACTCCGCTGCAGTGGTGGCAGAAGTGTGTGTTCTACCAGCTGCAGCCCAACATGGAGGCGGTGGGGTCAGAGGGCATCACCG CACTGTGTGAGCAGCTTCCTTACCTCAGGTCCCTGGGTATAGGAGCTCTAATCCTGGAGGGCCTGTTCCATAAAGAGGCGTCTCCTTTAAACATCACTGCGACCGATGGAAGTTTAGGGACGTTGCCTCAGATCCAACATCTGCTCATAGAGAGCAACAAAGCAG GTCTCAAAGTGGTGTTAGACTTCTGTAAAGTGGATCTATATGGAGCAGGAAATAAACCACCAAACCTCTCAGCCACAGTCGAG AATTCACTGCGGTTCTGGTTGGAGCAGGGTGTGGCAGGTTTTGCCATCTGTGATACAGATGCAGCATATTCAGAAAAG attCTGCTGGAGTGGAGAGGTGTCCTCAGGCAGTTTAGCacgaaggaagaggaggagag GATTGTGGTGGTGAAACAAACGCAAGACATCCTGCCAGCTCTGAACAACTCCGAccagagaaacacaacattggTAGATGTGGTCATGAGGTCAATTCTGCCATTGTCGCTTCAGCCCCTTTCTGCACAGGAAGTAGCCCACGCTATAGAGACACATCTGCTAACAAAAGAAGAGGATACATGGCCGAGCTGGACA ATTGGAGGAGAAGCGTCTCATGAGCTGAAGAATTTACTCCTGGTGTTGATGATGACTCTGCCAGGATCACCCACAGTCAAGTATGATGAAGACATTGACCAAAcacag AATACGTCTCTGAACATTGGCTCATCACAAGGACAGAAGAATGAACCATCAGACACCCATACA gaTAAGGAGAAGGCAAGGCGTGCAGCTGTGGCTCTCTTTACTTCCCTCAGTCACTCCAGAGCCAGAGAGGAAGCTCTTCTGTACGGCAGCTTCACCTTCCTCCCCTTCAACACCTCCATTAACTCTTCCTCGTCATCCTCCTCCAACTCCACTCTAGCCTCTCCTTCATCTCCCACCATCCTGGCGTTCCTGCGCTCCTGGGGCTGCGTCCATTTCCTTGTTCTGCTCAACCTTGGGCCTGAGATTCACGGTCTGGATCCAGCCTGGGCCCCGAGTCTGCCTGAGGCCGGAGTGTTTGTGTCCAGCACAGGAATGAACCGCCTGGGGTCCACGTCGCTGTACACGCTGGAACTGCAGCCCCACGAGGCCATCGTCATCAAACTGTTTGAGGGAGGAAGTTACTCGTAA